The Aedes aegypti strain LVP_AGWG chromosome 1, AaegL5.0 Primary Assembly, whole genome shotgun sequence sequence GAGGGAGGAGTGGATAGGTGGTAGCCGGAAGAAGAAGGGGCCCCAAAAAGGGTCAGATTAGTCTGTAAGAAAGTGGGAAGAAGTGAATAGAGAGAGTAGGTAATAGCCCAAATAACTGATAGAGTGAAGACAATAAAGTAGGAGTTTTGAACAGTGAAGTGCTGTGGGTTTTCCTGTATTTCTAGTGCGATGATTCCCTGTCCGCGGTAAGCTTAGGTGAGCGTGCCGACCCTGAGGCAGTTGAGTCGGAGAGTCTCTAAGACGCTCCCGATTGGCTGATCGAAACTTAcatagtgaaagactttcactaatcgggctgagttttgagctgtcaaatcatctagAACAATAGAACAtcagagctaccaacattgacaaaATTCGTGTTACGTTAGAAAGTGACGCTTGTCTTCGTTTTAGAaaggctatagcccacctaacgggagcccgattaaaacgaagtgcaattaaacatagtgcaacgaacgaaattcgaccgTATTTGTCCAAAGAGACCCCCCAGTTTGTCTTGATTTGCTCAAATCAAATTGACCCGACGGTCAGAAGACCGAGAGAACATGCCGtctccaagaagaagaagaggaagcagtccactgGAGAATGAGATAGTTGTGGCCACTATCGCAGCCCTAAACGAACGGAACGGGTCCTCCCTGCAGGTGATCGAGAAATACATCGGCGGAAACTACAACTGCGATGTCGGCAAGATTGCAAGATTGGCAAGAGTGAagtgaaatcccgggaaactgtGGCTGGCATCCGAGAAGGAGGGGAAAAAGAAGGcagttcctaagcaaaactccaCCAAGTTTCAAAGACTGCCGCGATGAAGAAGACCCCGAAGAAGCCGctaccgcaaacctcatcgggcgcgGTAGATTTCAAcctgtgcgccgtcaaaatgtgtccatgttactcgaattcaacaattcaatcggcccttttcagagccaaaaatgtgttctaaagagttatttgtgcaGGTAGCTGGATCTAGGATCTCTGTGATTTCCCGGAAAGGTGATCGCTTTTTGCTGACGGAAATCTTATGTGGAAATCTGGCAATCGGGTCGACAACCGCAGACGCAATCCGGATCGTTCGCGGGAGGGTGATCGCTTTCTGCTGACGGAAAATCAGGTCGGCAACTGCAGACGCAATCCGGATCGTAAAAATCGAAATGGAGCTGATTAAAAACAACAGAGTTTGATGTTATAAATTGAAAGGATTTCGATCCTGCCGGAACTTACCACAGTACTGAATCAGAGGGCGATGGCCTGGATCACAGATGTAAATGAATCCGGAACCTGGAACCAGCACTAAATAACTTCAAAACCGGGAACTAAAATACTCGggagcaggcattgcagaattcgctctcatttgagtatgaagcacgatcaaagcaagcaaagaaaaacatcccatctgttgtggtccacgatcgtcattgtatcgcaaggtgtaacaagtctgataaatggaagcagcgagcgagagccccaaagagagagcgatgataaaatccatttttctcgcttgtttaccgttggggataggtgtttttctttactggcacgataaaaaatccacgaacttccaatagcaatagtgtcccccaggattggagcatgtttagaggggttttatcatgcactactatccccccaatctgatcaaagttgtagcagtatacgataaacagtctctcataatgtgcagcatgttatgatagttacagagagcgattcgtgagagattctctcaattttctcaggattcaatccctgctcgGGAGCAGTAAACTGAATAAACTGAACTCgaagcaaaacatattttttccaataagAAAATCTAACTGTCATTCAGAAGCGTGCCCCGCTTAAGTGTCacaatggtctaatccaccggtgtactaaattcactcggtctgagaattgtgacacttgagcggggcacgctcccgtatgatctCCACTTGAattggacccgctctagtgtcaaaattcttcgccGAGTTAATTTGGTACACCAGTGGACAAGACCATTCTCAGTCCGAgtaaatttagtacaccggtggattagaccatttcctaatggtcttatccactggtgtactaaactaactcggtcgaagaattttgacactagagcgggtccagatcacgtggggatcatacgggagcgtgccccgctcaagtgtcacaattctcagacctagtgaatttagtacaccggtggattagaccatagtctcatccactggtgtactaaactggctaggtcgaagaattttgacactagagcgggtccagctCACGTGGtgatcatacgggagcgtgccccgctcaagtgtcacaattctcagaccgagtgaatttagtacaccggtggattagaccatatgtttaccacatacttgctataatggTCTTATCCGctggtgtactaaactgactcggtcgaagaattttgacactagagcgggtccagatcacgtggggatcatacgggagcgtgccccgctcaagtgtcacaattctcagaccgagtgaatttagtacaccagtggattagaccatctcttaattcatctcgtagaaTCATACAATAGTCTAACCCACCGATGTACTAAATTagctcggtctgagaattgtgacacttgagcggggcatgctcccgtatgatccccacgtgatttggccccgctctagtgtcaaaattcttcgaccgagtcagTTTAGTACACCAATGGATAAGACCATATCTAATTGattacgaataatcgacaatacggaaatttgaggatgtttcggGATGATGtcgattattttaaaaattattctacTTGAAGTTCACGTTAAACAATAATGAACACGTGATTATCTAATGATTAAATTATCTTTTTAtaatacaaaatcaattaatATATCAACATTCTTCCTTTACATAGACTTCCATTACAATCGAAGAAGAATCCAATATTTCATCGGATTCCAATCTCTCCTCCACATATTCCTCCAACCATTCATCAGATTCCACACGCTCCTCCTTGATATCTTGACTTTCTTCTTCCTGCTCAAGCTTGACTTTCTTAACGTCAACTACCGGTTCCGGTGTTGGTGGAtcagcttccaaagcttctacaACCACCTGTTCTATTTCTGCCACCGACCGTTTCAATTGAAAGTTCTGCATTCTTGTGTTTTGTTGAAGAATCGCCTGTGTTGCTAGGAATGCTCGGTTGTTAGTTCTGGTTTGCAACCGAAACCGATAAGCCTTCTGAACATGTCGTAGACAACTGTTACAGATACAGGCTTCGCTATCGTCTTTGTAGGTGAACAATAGACCGACGGTCACATAAATCTCTTCCATGAGATCGGAACTGGCTGGCTTTCGGGTTTTGTGACAGAACAGTGGCATCAGGTTGTTAGCCTTGGTACTTATGTCCCGAACGCACAGGCGGCACTGCGATGCAAAGAACATGATGTGAATGCTTTCCTCCTCCACTATCCGGGATTCGACGTCATCCGTTTGGACGGTGGCCAGACGTTGGTTGAGGGTAACAGCTAAGCCGTTGCGTTTGCAGCAACTGCATTGGCAAGGCGGAGGCGTCTGTACTTCGTAGCCGTGATAGCTGTAGGTGCCGGTTTTCAGGTTTCGCCATGGAAGGATCCCCGCTCGGAGTCTTATACCGAAGCGGCGGTCCGTCGTGAAGTCATTTTGTTTCTGAAATAGAAAGGATGGAAAGTGAGTCAGCCATGCATTGTTCAAACGTGGTGGCAGCATAGTATAGCTGAaatgtaaggtaccgcggggcaagtgggtaaaagCGGAAAGTGACTTAGGTAAGTTATTTAAGTCGTATATTTTAGTGAATACATATATGAATTTAGGTTCCAAAcccatgcgtaaacctttgatgtcattcagaacattacggcAGACAAGAAGTTTAtgtaggggggtctgtagccttgaggttacgcttccgcttcataagcggaaggtcatgggttcgattcccagcccctccacaaaaaaaaaaaccgtccagccaccagaagacgcctcacggagcacatccatcctccgtcagtatcagatggtgactgagacaaactgaccctcttcgcaggcagctagcctcactaatgtCAGCTATAAAGTGGGGGCAGCGTTTATGGTAACGCCGTCACTGCACCGCCACGCTGGCAACACAAGAGAGAGAGAAGCGAAAGTGAACGATCATTCTTTTCATACCCATTAGTCTGTACCCCACGATAAAAAGAAACAAGGTATAatattccgaaaaatgacatttggtagtgacgtcattcctatcgcaatctcgaacgagtacaagagaaagcaaagcctgctctcttttactatccttCTAGCCCCATGcttggcgataggaatgacgacacatgtttttattgaaaatcgttgtttacacgtgggaatagcctaccttgttgtgtctaccgtgcTGTACCCGATATACGAAAGAATAAAGACGTTTAGAGTAAACGGTCCCGCGAGTTAAAAAGTTTTTCCCTCTATCACGATACGCATTGTCCGGAGTGTTCCGGTGTTCCGCTGGCCTGTTGGGTGTCCGTATTCGTCGGTCGGTCCACTCTGTTGCCctacaggttatgggcccagagtCAGTGAATTGGGAAAAGTGTTTTCCGGGACAGAAAGTGCTTCGCGGAAGCCATTAGTGTGCGAAAAAGTTTTCGGCGTGGGTACGATTGGTACAGTTCTGTCGGCGGTTGCATTTGGCTCGAGCTGCAGAGCAGCGCGCGGTTGTGATAGTGTGCGTGTGATTTGGAGCACTCGAGCAGTGCGCGTTTTCGGTTGCTGGTGTGTTCGAGgctggaagaaatttctagcGTAACAGGTGAAAGAGGCctgattggaaaagttttcgTTCTCGTCGCGTGTGTGTCGATCGGAGAAGAAAATGAGTGAGAAATTTCTGTTCGCTCGTCTGAACAACCAGAATTTCCCCGTGTGGAAAACGCGTATGGAAATGTATTTGAAGCGCGAAGAACTGTGGAAAGTGATAAGAGACGCAGCACCAGAGCCGGTCAGTGATGACTGGACGAAGAGTGACGAAAAGGCGCTGGCGATGATTGTCCTAGGTGTTGAGGACAGCCAGTTGAATTTAGTGCGTGGTGTTGCGACGGCAGTGGAAGCGTGGAATAAATTAAAAGATTTTCACGAAAAGACGTCGATGACGTCAAGAGTGTCATTGCTTCGTCGCATATGCAGCTTGAATATGTGCGAAGGGGACAATATCGAGAAGCACTTGTATGAGTTGGAAGAGCTTTTCGATAAGTTGGCTTGCGCCGGTCAGGAAATGGAGATGCCGCTTAAAATCGCGATGATCTATCGCAGCTTGCCAGAGTCTTACGGCAGTTTGGTTACCGCTCTGGAAGGTAGACCGGATGCCGATCAGACAATGGAGCTGGTCAAGCAAAAGCTGATTGACGAGCATCAGCGCCGGCAAGAACGTTCGGGCGATGCCGGTGAAAACGCGATGAAGATGTATAGCAGGAAGAAGAAGAGCGATAAAGTGTGTTTTCAGTGCGGCAAACCGGGACATTTCCGCCGAAATTGTCCGCAGCTGAAAAGCGGCCCGAGCGGCAGTGATGTGAAGCGCGATTCAAAACCGAAATCCGGTAGTGCGAAAGCGAAGCAAGCAGAAGAAAGTGATTCGGCGATCTGTTTTGTGGCTGGAAATAAATGCAGTGGACCTTGGATTGTCGACAGTGGATGTTCCAGCCACATGACGAACGATAAGTCGTTCTTTGACAAACTGGACACGAGTGTAAAGGTGAAAGTGATCCTGGCCGATGGGTCAGAGACAATGTCCGGAGGAATCGGAGAAGGCACAGTGAAATGTGTGAGCGGTGAAAACAGTTTGGTGGACATTCCGTTCAAAGACGTGTTATACGTGCCTGCACTGGACAGTGGACTCATTTCGGTGAGAAAACTCGTGAAGAGAGGACTGAAAGTGGAATTCAGTGGTTCGAGATGTGAGATCTTGTCCGCGCAAGGTAAAATAGTGGCTGTGGCGGAACCTCGCGGCAATCTATTCGCGTTGAAGGTTGCAGAAGAAGCTCGGCTGGGCAAGGAAGCTCGGCACCAGCAGAATTGCCAGCATACCTGGCACCGCCGGTTTGGTCACCGGGATCCGGCGGCATTGGATGAGATCCAAAGGAAGGAGCTTTCTGACGACTTCAAGATTCAGGATTGCGGGATCCGGCAGGTTTGTCAACCTTGCCTTGAAGGTAAATCATGTAGAATTCCATTTCCTAAAACCGCGAGCAATCGGACCCAACGTGTTCTCGACGTCGTTCATACTGATGTATGTGGTCCGATGGCAAACGTAACGCCAGGAGGTGCCCGCTATCTAATGACAATCATTGATGATTATAGTAGATACACCGTCGTGTGTCTACTGAAGCGTAAGAGCGGTGTAGCTGATTGCATTA is a genomic window containing:
- the LOC110681510 gene encoding uncharacterized protein LOC110681510, yielding MDSILVDPLDSTATAVRYCTACDNNSATYGGKFLKVPRNPEVRLQWLVRVGIIEPTDPFPETKIFYVCDHHFDKQNDFTTDRRFGIRLRAGILPWRNLKTGTYSYHGYEVQTPPPCQCSCCKRNGLAVTLNQRLATVQTDDVESRIVEEESIHIMFFASQCRLCVRDISTKANNLMPLFCHKTRKPASSDLMEEIYVTVGLLFTYKDDSEACICNSCLRHVQKAYRFRLQTRTNNRAFLATQAILQQNTRMQNFQLKRSVAEIEQVVVEALEADPPTPEPVVDVKKVKLEQEEESQDIKEERVESDEWLEEYVEERLESDEILDSSSIVMEVYVKEEC